A single Dermacentor albipictus isolate Rhodes 1998 colony chromosome 3, USDA_Dalb.pri_finalv2, whole genome shotgun sequence DNA region contains:
- the COX7B gene encoding uncharacterized protein COX7B, producing MIARLASQRALQCVSRQSRSGVRSYHPPSQYKQVTMADMPTFIGPWEEHFSKRQAKFNIHLAVGVGFFLLSLVTAKSLGTLDYVDAPPMKN from the exons ATGATCGCGCGACTCGCCTCCCAAAGGGCGCTGCAGTGTGTTTCGA GGCAGTCCCGCAGCGGCGTGCGGTCGTACCACCCCCCTTCCCAGTACAAACAAGTTACCATGGCTGACATGCCCACCTTCATCGGGCCGTGGGAGGAGCACTTTAGCAAGAGGCAGGCCAAGTTCAACATTCATCTGGCCGTGGGCGTTGGTTTCTTCCTCCTGAGCCTCGTCACT GCGAAGTCCCTGGGTACTTTGGACTATGTTGATGCCCCGCCTATGAAGAACTAG
- the LOC135902042 gene encoding E3 ubiquitin-protein ligase TRAIP-like, protein MKFTCSICMDNFSSENIDNITATGCGHVFHEMCLLHWTEMSKTCPACRKPLRPKQVFKLYFNVSETKEVDVGDLQNKLDDAKAQLRAANVEKIKQQEAADMLKAFLIQREEEVQKFKDKYMDALGEKAQLQAKIQSMRKEVSEKRQLYDENITLRSRITHYESLKKLIDGNAKEADELLKSYADGPGTLKNLATYCVLVKRQLQTVTESRSQLNKEALDLRKKVAYLEVLAKERVARIRALEGDVSHLKDMLHRAELKAEKDNTSVSTNADDGLIAESPAPERMKRPRLTNPEETPSPNVASPALRIVTSAWHSKAPDVATPTREPLLPRKTSFFRPAAATDSFKSVIRTGYNGLGGHSKHVVGSKPSLKKF, encoded by the exons ATGAAGTTTACTTGTAGCATATGCATGGACAATTTCAGCAGCGAAAATATCGATAACATAACTGCCACTGGTTGCGGCCATGTTTTTCACGAAATGTGCCTACTCCACTGGACGGAAATGTCCAAGACTTGCCCGGCTTGCAGGAAGCCGTTGCGTCCGAAACAAGTGTTCAAGCTCTATTTTAACGTGTCTGAAACGAAAGAAGTCGATGTCGGAGACCTCCAGAACAAGCTAGACGACGCGAAGGCACAGCTAAGGGCAGCAAATGTGGAAAAGATCAAACAGCAAGAAGCAGCCGACATGCTCAAGGCTTTCCTTATTCAACGGGAGGAAGAAGTTCAGAAATTCAAGGACAAGTACATGGATGCGCTCGGCGAAAAGGCCCAGTTGCAAGCTAAGATACAGTCTATGAGAAAGGAAGTATCGGAAAAACGGCAGTTATACGACGAAAATATTACTTTGCGGTCTCGTATAACGCACTATGAAAG TCTCAAAAAGCTTATAGACGGTAACGCAAAGGAAGCAGATGAGCTTCTGAAGTCTTATGCAGACGGACCTGGCACGCTAAAGAATTTGGCGACGTACTGTGTTCTTGTGAAACG CCAACTGCAGACAGTAACGGAGAGCCGGTCACAGCTGAACAAGGAGGCGCTCGACTTAAGAAAAAAGGTGGCCTACTTGGAAGTTCTGGCGAAAGAGAGAGTGGCCCGCATACGTGCATTGGAAGGGGATGTTAGTCACCTCAAGGACATGCTCCACAGGGCGGAACTCAAAGCGGAGAAGGACAACACTTCTGTGAGCACAAATGCTGATGATGGTCTGATTGCAGAAAG CCCAGCACCTGAACGAATGAAACGCCCGCGCTTGACAAACCCTGAAGAAACACCTTCTCCAAATGTTGCCTCTCCAGCTCTTCGT ATTGTGACCTCTGCTTGGCACTCAAAAGCTCCAGATGTTGCGACACCGACGAGGGAACCACTGCTGCCACGGAAAACAAGCTTTTTCCGTCCAGCTGCTGCTACAGATTCATTCAAGTCGGTCATCAGGACTGGCTACAATGGTCTAGGTGGTCATTCAAAGCATGTTGTTGGGTCAAAGCCATCTCTTAAAAAATTCTAG